One part of the Paroedura picta isolate Pp20150507F chromosome 5, Ppicta_v3.0, whole genome shotgun sequence genome encodes these proteins:
- the SOX10 gene encoding transcription factor SOX-10, which yields MTDDQDLSEVEMSPVGSEDHHCLSPGPSMASDASSHLTSPSSGEMGKVKKEQQDSEADDDKFPVCIREAVSQVLSGYDWTLVPMPVRVNGSSKSKPHVKRPMNAFMVWAQAARRKLADQYPHLHNAELSKTLGKLWRLLNESDKRPFIEEAERLRMQHKKDHPDYKYQPRRRKNGKAAQGENDSQAEGEAGGAAAIQAHYKNAHMDHRHPGEGSPLSDGHPEHSSGQSHGPPTPPTTPKTELQSGKADSKREGRSLGEGGKPHIDFGNVDIGEISHEVMSNMEPFDVNEFDQYLPPNGHAAHPGHVGGYAAAAGYGLGSALAAASGHSAWISKQHGVSLSATTSSVVDSKAQVKTEGSAPGGHYTDQPSTSQIAYTSLSLPHYGSAFPSISRPQFDYPDHQPSGPYYSHSSQASGLYSAFSYMGPSQRPLYTAISDPAPAVPQSHSPTHWEQPVYTTLSRP from the exons atgacAGATGATCAAGACCTTTCTGAGGTGGAGATGAGTCCTGTGGGTTCTGAAGACCATCACTGCCTCTCACCAGGACCTTCCATGGCATCGGATGCCAGCTCTCACCTGACCAGCCCCAGCAGCGGGGAGATGGGGAAGGTGAAGAAGGAGCAGCAGGACTCAGAGGCGGACGACGATAAGTTTCCAGTGTGCATCCGGGAGGCAGTGAGCCAGGTATTGAGCGGTTACGACTGGACCCTGGTGCCCATGCCCGTGCGGGTCAATGGAAGCAGCAAGAGCAAGCCCCATGTCAAGCGGCCCATGAACGCTTTCATGGTGTGGGCGCAGGCTGCCCGGAGGAAGCTGGCAGACCAGTATCCTCACCTCCACAATGCAGAGCTTAGTAAGACGCTGGGGAAGCTCTGGAG ACTGCTGAACGAAAGTGACAAGAGGCCCTTCATCGAAGAAGCCGAGCGGCTGCGGATGCAGCACAAGAAGGACCACCCTGACTACAAGTACCAGCCACGTCGTCGGAAAAACGGCAAGGCTGCCCAGGGGGAAAATGATAGCCAAGCCGAAGGAGAAGCTGGTGGGGCTGCCGCTATCCAGGCCCACTATAAGAATGCCCACATGGACCACAGGCATCCTGGTGAAGGGTCTCCCCTGTCTGACGGACACCCTGAACATTCCTCAG GTCAAAGCCACGGGCCCCCTACTCCACCAACCACTCCGAAGACAGAATTGCAGTCGGGTAAAGCTGACTCCAAGAGAGAAGGGCGttctttgggggaaggaggaaagcctCACATCGACTTTGGCAATGTGGATATCGGGGAGATCAGCCATGAAGTGATGTCCAACATGGAGCCCTTCGATGTCAACGAGTTTGATCAGTACCTGCCACCGAATGGACATGCTGCTCACCCGGGCCATGTTGGAGGCTATGCCGCAGCTGCCGGTTATGGCCTGGGGAGTGCCCTGGCTGCAGCCAGCGGACACTCTGCCTGGATCTCCAAACAGCATGGAGTCTCCTTGTCTGCCACCACATCATCGGTGGTAGACTCCAAGGCCCAAGTGAAAACGGAGGGTTCGGCTCCAGGGGGCCATTACACTGATCAGCCCTCCACTTCCCAGATAGCATACACATCTCTCAGTCTGCCCCACTATGGCTCAGCTTTTCCTTCTATATcaaggccccagtttgactaccctgaccACCAGCCCTCAGGACCCTACTATAGCCactccagtcaggcttccggcctctATTCGGCCTTCTCGTATATGGGGCCCTCCCAACGTCCCCTGTACACTGCCATCTCTGACCCAGCACCTGCAGTGCCACAGTCCCATAGCCCAACACACTGGGAACAGCCTGTGTATACGACCCTCTCAAGACCCTAG